Sequence from the Pontibacter pudoricolor genome:
GAGGCTTACTGTACCTGCGCTTTATCAACGCGGGTAGGTGTTTCTTTTCCGAATACTATATCGTACGAGCCAAGTGCTATGCCTTTTATCATGCTGGTCAGGTGTGCCATGTCCAGCATTTCAAACTCGTCGTTCACGGTGTGGTAAGTTTCGTCTTTGTCTATTTGTACCGATGAAATTGTGTGCGCCGGAACGCCTAGACGGGCCAGGGTCGCGTTATCGGAGCGATAGAAAAGATTCTGTTTCGGGTACGGATCCGGGTGAATGCTATAGGTAGTTCCCTGCAAACGCTTCTGCATCAGTTCGCCTAAATTAGATTTCTCGAAGCCTGTTAAGTAAGCGCTGTTCAGACCGAACTGAGACGGCTTGCCAACCATCTCGATATTGAACATGGCCACGATCTGGTCGGGGTTGAACTGCTGTGAAAAATGCCTGGAACCAAACCCGCCGATCTCTTCAGCAGCAAAAGCTACAAAAAGGATGGTTCGCTCTGGCTTGCGCTGCTTCTGGTAAAAATCAGCCAGCAGCATCATGGCAGTCGTTCCGGATGCATCGTCGTCGGCGCCGTTCGCTATAGTATCGCCATCTATCGGTTTGTGTGTGCCAATATGGTCGTAGTGTCCCGAGAAAACAACAAACTCGTCTTTGCGTTTGCCTTCAATCATGCCCACCACGTTGGTCAGCTGCAGTTCTTCTATCTTGTTCTCTATCTCAATATCATAGTTCTGTAGACTGGCCTGGTCCGTGAGGATGAACACTTTGCTTGCTCCTTTACCAGTTTCCTGCACTATGCCGCCACGTGTCAGGTAGCGCTTGTAATTTGCAAATGTTTCGGCGTGTTTGGGGTGCACCAATACAATCGCATCTTCCTGCATCCGGAAAATGTGCATCATGGCATCGCGTGCATTTTCGCTTTCCGGGATTGGGATAATCCTGCGTTCGTCGGTGTTGGCTTCCCACTCCAGTTCTTTATAGTTGGTACTGGCAAATATGTTTTCCGTAGCAACTTTCTGGCCGTTCAGTTTTACTTCCAGCTCATGAGGCGTAACCCTGAACACTTTAAAAGTCTGCTTAAAACTATCGGAGCCGGGTAATGGCTTCAGTTTCGTTTTCCTGAACTCTGCTGCTATAAAATCTGCCGCTTTTTCTCCGCCGGGCGTAAAAGAAGCGCGCCCCTGCATATCATCGGCGCTCAGAGTTTTAACCAGGCGGGTTGCTTTTTCCTGGGTTATAGGTTTCAGGTTTTGTGCCCCTGCAACACCCGACAGGCTTAGCAACAAAGCAGCTGCAACGAACAGATCTTTTTTCATAGAAAGGGTTGGTTATTGTTTAATAGTTAAAGGTTGTTAATTTGCCTCCGGGCTACGGCTGATTTAGAAAGCAGAACACCAATATACACTATTTATGGATACAAGCACAAAGGTAAACTGGCTAAAATTGCTGCAGTACACGGTGTTGCTGGGGGTAATTCTGTATGTTGGCCGTTCGTTGTTTGTGCCGCTCAGCTTTTCGCTGCTTATCAGCTTTGTGCTGTACCCGATCTGCCGCTGGCTCGAGAGTAGAGGTATGCCACGCTGGTCAGCCATTGCTATCTGCCTGGCGGTGTTGCTTTTGATCTTTGGCGGACTTGCTTGGCTGCTTGTAAACCAGCTGATGCGCCTGGTAGAAGAATGGCCAAATCTACAACAGAAACTGGCGGTTGCCATACGGGATGTAAGCTTGCTGCTGGAACATAATTTTGGCATTAAAGTAGCGCGGCAGACAAACTGGCTCGAGAGCATGGGTAACAACGTAGCCGCTAATTTGCTGAACATGCTGAAAGATGTGCTTTACACATCCGTGGTTTCGGTGGTGTTACTGGTGCTGATACCGCTTTATGTGGCGCTCATCCTTTACAACCGCGAGCAGCTGGCCAGGGCACTTTATTCCTTATTCTCCCGAAGCGAGCACCACAAGATCAGAACCATACTGCACGAGACGATAACCACCTATTATAATTTTATAAAAGGCATGGCTATAGTGTACGCTATAGTTGGCACCCTGAACACCATCGGGCTGCTGATCCTGGGTGTGCCACATGCGCTGTTTTTCGGGGTGGTAGCTTCTATCCTGACTTTTATACCTTATGTGGGCATTACGATAGGAGCTATTCTGCCAATGACTGTGGCCTGGATAACCTATGACTCGCTGTGGTACCCGGCCGGGGTGGTGATGGTATTTGCTGTGGTGCAGTATTTAGAAGCTAACCTTATATTTCCGTGGGCGGTGAGTTACCGGTTGCAGGTTAATATGTTGTTTACGCTGCTGGCTATAGTGGCGGGTGGCATACTCTGGGGAGCTTCCGGCATGATCCTGTTTATCCCGTACCTGGCCATACTGAAACTGATAGCTGACAAACACGAAAACATGCGGTCGGTGTCGCTGCTGCTGGGCGTTAACGCCCCTAAACTATAGTTTACTTTGCTACCTGTGCCAGCCATTCTTTTTTGAGCAGACTATACACTTCCAGGTCGTGGTAATGGCCGTTCAGTAATTCGCCTTCACGCTCAGTACCTTCTAACGTAAAGCCAAGTTTAAGAGGTATGTTGCGGCTTTTATAGTTTTTGGGAGCTACTTTAAGCTGCACACGGTTCATGTTCAGTACCTCAAAAGCATATTTCAGCAGTCTGCTGCAACTACGGCGCATAATGCCTTTGCCCTGCTGGTGTTCGCTCAGCCAATAACCAATCTCTACTTTCCTGTTAAAATACTCGATGCCCTTAAACCCGATCAGTCCGCAGACAACTTCCTCTGAAACGATCACAAAAACTCTGTCTGCATTACTGTTAACTATAGTCTGCAGGTAAAATGCAGTATCAGAAACCTGGCGGGTCAGGTCTACAAACGGCAGCCACTCGCGCAGGTAAGGCCGCTGTGAGTTAATAATGTTAAATAAAGCCTGTGCATCGTCGGGGGTGGCTAGGCGCAGGTACAGGTCCGGAGCTATAGTTATGATGTTGTCTGTTCGAGGTATGATCATAGTTTTATAGGTACAGGTTTTTTATTATTACGGTTGTATGGCGCTAATAAAGGATGAATTGTACTGCAAAACTATAACAAGTTCGTATAGTTAAATAAGCATATCTTTTTTGAACATAACAACCGGTAACATGAAAACAACGCTACTGATTTTAGGAATAACACTACTGACCATAGCACCACTAACGCAATCGCTGGCCCAGGATGAGGATCGGCCCAACCTGAAATTGGGTGCCAAGATTGGCGCAAATCTGTACAGCATTTCTGATGACCCCGGCCTGGTTGACAATGATACTGGCTTAGGGTATGAGTTCGGTATTTACGGGCGAATCGGAGACCGTTTTTATGTGCAGCCCGGTCTCGACTTTGTAAGTTACAAAACACACATTATACGCACGGTGCAGCCACGGCCTAACGAGCGCGATGCCTTTGTAGCCCGATACATGCGGGTGCCGGTACTGGTTGGTTTCCGGAGCACGTATGATGGCAGCATACTGTCGCATATCCGTTATTTTGCCGGGCCGTCGTTTGCATTTAATGTGGGTGTAAAAGATAACAACCTGGCCCTCCGCCGCAAAGATGTACGCAATGCCCAGTTCGCCTTAAATGGCGGGGTTGGGTTTGATGTCCGTTTCCTGGCCCTCGACCTTACCTATCATTATGGCTTCAGTACCGTGCTGAACGATGATGATGCAGAAGGTAAAGGCCGTGCATTGTCGCTCACTTTCGGGTTTGCTTTCTGATCCAGAACTACAGAGAAACTATAGTTATTCGCGTTATTTCCGGATAAATAGCTTCTGCTTCCTGGCAAAAAAACGCTGTAGCTGTAAGGTTATTTTCGTTGCAGGTATACTGCTTTTAGCGTGCTGGATAAACTATAGTTATAGCAAAGTAAAAAGGCAGGCATCAGGTAGAAGTAAAAACTTAATAGCCGTATAGTTGTTGGAAGAAAAAATACTGTAGTTGGAAACACGCGATATACTTATAATTGGCGGTGGCCCCATCGGGCTGGCCTGCGGACTGGAAGCTAAAAAAGCAGGGTTGAGTTACCTGATCGTGGAAAAAGGCTGCGTTGTAAATTCGCTGTTCAATTACCCGCTCAACATGACCTTTTTCTCTACTGCCGACAGGTTAGAGATCGGTAATTACCCTTTCCCGAGCATCCACCCAAAACCAAACCGCTCCGAAGCGCTGGAGTACTACCGAAAAGTGGCCGAAACCGGGAATTTGAACCTTAACCTTTTTGAAGAAGTGCTGGCCGTAACATCAGAAGCCGACGGACTATACACCGTTAGCACCAGCAAAGCGAATTATAAGGCAAAGCACATTATAGTTGCGACCGGTTTTTACGACATCCCGAATCTGCTGCACATAAAAGGGGAGGAGCTGCCCAAAGTACGTCATTATTACTACGATCCGCATTACTACTACAAGCAAAAAGTGCTGGTAATAGGCGCCAACAACTCAGCTGCCGACGTAGCCCTGGAAACTTACCGGAAAGGTGCCGAGGTAACTATAGTGGTGCGCGAACCTGAACTTGGGAATATAAAATACTGGACGAAGCCCGACCTCGAAAATCGCATTGCCGAAGGTGCCGTGAAAGCGTATTTCAGTTCCAGGTTACTGGAGATCCGGGAAAATGAAGTGGATCTCGAAACACCAGACGGCGTGGTAACTATAGCCAACGATTTTGTAATGGCCATGACCGGCTACCAGCCAAATTTTACGTTCCTGAAAAAGCTGGGAATAGAGCTAAGTCATGATGCCCTGAAACACCCCACGCACAACCCCGAAACGATGGAGACCAACATGCCTCGGGTTTACCTGGCGGGCGTTGTTTGTGGCGGAATGGATACCCGTGTGTGGTTCATCGAAAACTCCCGCGAGCATGCTGTTAAAATTCTGCAGCACATTACCGGAAAGCTATAGTTCGCTTCCTCATACACCAATACCTTCAACTTAAGTTATAGTTGTCATCCCGATGAAAGGGGAGATTTATTCAGGCAATGAAGTCAACTTACTGCTCTTTCGGACTTCTAAGTCCGAAAGCACTCTGCATAGGACTTCCAAGTCCCCGTAGATAAGCCTTCCATTTATGCGGCAAAGATGTTCGCAGCAGGCAAAGATTCGGACACAGATGTCCGAATCAGCAATTAGAACTATTGTTGGTGTTTTTACCTACAAACCAATCGGCTAATAATTGCTGGTGAAAACACGCAGGGAGGGCGTAAATTAAAGGCAGACATTATCCTAAACAGCTTCGTGATTTGAAACCGGTTACTTACTGAAAATCCTCTTTTGATTTGGAAGGTCTTGGTCGGCTGGAGTTCTGGCGACTGTCGTAGTGGCGGCCACCTTTGTTTTTTGGTTTAGATGGGCTTTTGAAGTTGCTACCACCAGCGGTCAGGCTTTTTAACTTTGTTACTTCGTCAGCAGTCAGTTCGCGGTACTCGCCGGGTTGCAGATCGCCTATAGTTAGGGGGCCTATGCTTGGGCGGATAAGCCTTAAAGTCGGGTAGCCTACGGCAGCTGTCATGCGGCGCACCTGCCGGTTCATGCCCTGCGCTATCTTAATTTCTACCCAGGTAGCAGGTTTCTCTTTCCGGAAACGGATAGGGGTGGAGCGTTCCCAGACCTGCGGTTCTTGCTGCAGGATGCTGGCCTTGGCTGGCGCGGTTTTTACTCCTTTTATAGTTACGCCGCGGCGCAATTCTTCCAGTGCTTCTTCAGTAGGCAGCCCATCTACCTGTACCCAGTACGTTTTCTCAATCTTGAATTTTGGGTCGGAGAGACGGTGCTGTAAGGCTTTGTCATCAGTAAGCAACACCAATCCTTCGCTGTCATAATCCAGCCGCCCAACCGGGTAAATGTTCGGCACAGGCACGTGGTCTTTTAATGTAGCGCGACCGGCTTCGTCGGTAAACTGGGTCAGTACTTCGTAAGGTTTATTAAGGATTATGTACTTCAAAAGAATGATGATTTAAAAATTATGAATTATGAATTGGAGGTTGTCTGTGCTTGCTGGCCCCAGGAGCTTTTAAGTTGCTCGTACTCGGGTTGCAGCAGTGATAACAGCAGTGAGTCCTCGTTAATGCCATCTACCACATAATGCCCGCGTGCGTTGCCTTCCACTGTAAAGCCGTACCGTTTCAGAAGCTTTGCAGACGGGGTATTATACTCGGCAATATATGCTTCGATGCGGTGCAGGTTCATTTGTTCAAAGCCATATGCCAGAACAGCTGCCAGTGCCTCCGTCATATAGCCTTTGCCCTTGTCTTCGTCGGCGTAAAGTTCATAGCCAATTTCGGCCCGGCGGTGCGTTGGTGCCCAGGTATGATAGCCGCATTTACCAATCACTCTGCCATTTTGCTTATCCAGTAAATGGAAACTAAGGAACGTAGAAAAATATGTGACCAAGCCCTGGTTATGCTTCTCGCGCTCCGTTTCAACTTCTTTGCTGGTGTTAAGCCCCAGGTACTCGGCTATTTTAGAGCTGTTGCATTCGGTAAACAGGTATTTGTAAACTTCCGGACTTAGCTCACGCAGGTAAAGCCTGTCGGTTTCTAGGAAAGTCTGCGAAGGTATGATCGGTATTTTCATAGTTGGCTGATGTTGTGTGGCAGGTGAAACAAAGATACGTTAATAACAGCAAGTGTGGTAGCGTTTGTTTAAGGGTAATTTACGTATTGTTGAGAGTTGAGGAGTTACCCCTTTCCAGCCTTTCCTTTTTTATTGAGGGCCTCTGCCCCTAAAAACAGGGGAAGGAGCTTTTGGCCTTTGCTATAGTTTTGGATATTGTTTTATAGTTTCTGTTTTAACCCACCCCTACCCCTCCCAAGAGGGGATTGCGGCTATATTTAAAGCTTAGCTATAGTTTTATAGTTTCCGTTTGTTATCCCCCTGCTGAGCCTGTCTCGCAAGTTTTGAACTCTCTGTTCTCACTTGTCCTCGAGGGGACAATTATGTTACTACTTTATGTCCTTGCCCTCGCTCGCGTCCCGCGAGTGTGAGCTAGCTGCGGACTCTGGCCGCTTTAACCTGTGCCTGAGCTACTTAGTGGCGGGACGCCACTAAGTAGCTCACACTCGCGGGACGCGAGCGAGGGCGAATTAGGGAATGAAACGGCCCTGCCCTCAAGGGAACAATTTCACTATTAGTTTTCGAGCTGTGGGAGAAATCTGAGTTTGCTATAGTTACAGGCTTTAGAGCGGACAGGTCGCGACCTGTCCCTACGGAAATACAACCATGATCAAGCCATGCAACTATAGCTTCTCCTTTAAACTATAGTTTTACTATCGAGCTGATCGCAGTCTTTGGGTTGAGCGCCTTTGCTTTGTTGCGGTGCCGTCAGGCAACCCGAGGCACGAGGGTAGCAAAAAAGCAGCAGCGCGATGCCTGAAGACGGGGCCTCCCGGCCGTGAGGGCACCAAAGCTGGATTGAAACGATAGGCAAGTAGAGCTCCCAGGATTA
This genomic interval carries:
- a CDS encoding pseudouridine synthase is translated as MKYIILNKPYEVLTQFTDEAGRATLKDHVPVPNIYPVGRLDYDSEGLVLLTDDKALQHRLSDPKFKIEKTYWVQVDGLPTEEALEELRRGVTIKGVKTAPAKASILQQEPQVWERSTPIRFRKEKPATWVEIKIAQGMNRQVRRMTAAVGYPTLRLIRPSIGPLTIGDLQPGEYRELTADEVTKLKSLTAGGSNFKSPSKPKNKGGRHYDSRQNSSRPRPSKSKEDFQ
- a CDS encoding M20/M25/M40 family metallo-hydrolase; its protein translation is MKKDLFVAAALLLSLSGVAGAQNLKPITQEKATRLVKTLSADDMQGRASFTPGGEKAADFIAAEFRKTKLKPLPGSDSFKQTFKVFRVTPHELEVKLNGQKVATENIFASTNYKELEWEANTDERRIIPIPESENARDAMMHIFRMQEDAIVLVHPKHAETFANYKRYLTRGGIVQETGKGASKVFILTDQASLQNYDIEIENKIEELQLTNVVGMIEGKRKDEFVVFSGHYDHIGTHKPIDGDTIANGADDDASGTTAMMLLADFYQKQRKPERTILFVAFAAEEIGGFGSRHFSQQFNPDQIVAMFNIEMVGKPSQFGLNSAYLTGFEKSNLGELMQKRLQGTTYSIHPDPYPKQNLFYRSDNATLARLGVPAHTISSVQIDKDETYHTVNDEFEMLDMAHLTSMIKGIALGSYDIVFGKETPTRVDKAQVQ
- a CDS encoding YpdA family putative bacillithiol disulfide reductase — its product is METRDILIIGGGPIGLACGLEAKKAGLSYLIVEKGCVVNSLFNYPLNMTFFSTADRLEIGNYPFPSIHPKPNRSEALEYYRKVAETGNLNLNLFEEVLAVTSEADGLYTVSTSKANYKAKHIIVATGFYDIPNLLHIKGEELPKVRHYYYDPHYYYKQKVLVIGANNSAADVALETYRKGAEVTIVVREPELGNIKYWTKPDLENRIAEGAVKAYFSSRLLEIRENEVDLETPDGVVTIANDFVMAMTGYQPNFTFLKKLGIELSHDALKHPTHNPETMETNMPRVYLAGVVCGGMDTRVWFIENSREHAVKILQHITGKL
- a CDS encoding outer membrane beta-barrel protein translates to MKTTLLILGITLLTIAPLTQSLAQDEDRPNLKLGAKIGANLYSISDDPGLVDNDTGLGYEFGIYGRIGDRFYVQPGLDFVSYKTHIIRTVQPRPNERDAFVARYMRVPVLVGFRSTYDGSILSHIRYFAGPSFAFNVGVKDNNLALRRKDVRNAQFALNGGVGFDVRFLALDLTYHYGFSTVLNDDDAEGKGRALSLTFGFAF
- a CDS encoding GNAT family N-acetyltransferase; its protein translation is MKIPIIPSQTFLETDRLYLRELSPEVYKYLFTECNSSKIAEYLGLNTSKEVETEREKHNQGLVTYFSTFLSFHLLDKQNGRVIGKCGYHTWAPTHRRAEIGYELYADEDKGKGYMTEALAAVLAYGFEQMNLHRIEAYIAEYNTPSAKLLKRYGFTVEGNARGHYVVDGINEDSLLLSLLQPEYEQLKSSWGQQAQTTSNS
- a CDS encoding AI-2E family transporter, which codes for MDTSTKVNWLKLLQYTVLLGVILYVGRSLFVPLSFSLLISFVLYPICRWLESRGMPRWSAIAICLAVLLLIFGGLAWLLVNQLMRLVEEWPNLQQKLAVAIRDVSLLLEHNFGIKVARQTNWLESMGNNVAANLLNMLKDVLYTSVVSVVLLVLIPLYVALILYNREQLARALYSLFSRSEHHKIRTILHETITTYYNFIKGMAIVYAIVGTLNTIGLLILGVPHALFFGVVASILTFIPYVGITIGAILPMTVAWITYDSLWYPAGVVMVFAVVQYLEANLIFPWAVSYRLQVNMLFTLLAIVAGGILWGASGMILFIPYLAILKLIADKHENMRSVSLLLGVNAPKL
- a CDS encoding GNAT family N-acetyltransferase yields the protein MIIPRTDNIITIAPDLYLRLATPDDAQALFNIINSQRPYLREWLPFVDLTRQVSDTAFYLQTIVNSNADRVFVIVSEEVVCGLIGFKGIEYFNRKVEIGYWLSEHQQGKGIMRRSCSRLLKYAFEVLNMNRVQLKVAPKNYKSRNIPLKLGFTLEGTEREGELLNGHYHDLEVYSLLKKEWLAQVAK